The Notoacmeibacter ruber DNA segment CTATTCCGGCGTCCTGAACAAGGGCTCCGGCGTCATGAACACGGTCAAGCAGAACCGTGAGCGTATCGGCCGCATGCTGCAGATGCACTCCAACAGCCGCTCCGACATCGAGGTCGCTTATGCTGGTGACATCGTTGCTTTGGCTGGCCTGAAGGACACGACCACGGGCGATACGCTTTGCGATCCGCTGAAGCCGGTCATTCTCGAGCGTATGGAATTCCCCGATCCGGTCATCCAGATCGCGATCGAGCCGAAGACCAAGGCCGACCAGGAAAAGATGGGCGTGGCTCTCAACCGCCTTGCCGCTGAGGATCCGTCCTTCCGCGTCAAGAGCGACGAGGAAAGCGGTCAGACGATCATCGCAGGCATGGGCGAGCTCCACCTTGATATTCTCGTCGATCGCATGAAGCGCGAGTTCAAGGTCGAGGCCAATGTCGGCGCGCCGCAGGTGGCTTATCGCGAGACGATCACCAAGGCTGCGGATATCGATTACACCCACAAGAAGCAGTCGGGTGGTTCGGGCCAGTTCGCCCGCGTCAAGATCACTTTCGAGCCGAACCCCGAGGGCGAGGATTTCGTTTTCGAATCCAAGATCGTCGGCGGCAACGTCCCGAAAGAGTACATTCCGGGCGTCCAGAAGGGCATCGAAAGTGTTCTGTCTTCCGGTCCGGTTGCTGGCTTCCCGATGCTCGGCGTTAAAGCAACGTTGACCGATGGCGCCTTCCACGATGTCGACTCCTCGGTTCTGGCCTTCGAGATTGCGGCGCGCGCCGCATTCCGCGAAGGCGCTCAGAAGGCTGGCGCACAGCTTCTCGAGCCGATCATGAAGGTCGAAGTCGTGACACCGGAAGACTATATGGGTGACGTGATCGGCGATCTAAACAGCCGTCGCGGTCAGATTCAGGGCACGGAAAGCCGCGGTATCGTTCAGGTGATTAATGCCTACGTACCGCTGGCCAACATGTTCAAATACGTTGACAGCCTGCGCTCGTCGACGCAGGGACGCGCCCAGTACACCATGCATTTTGATCACTACGAGCCCGTTCCTTCGAACGTCGCTCAGGAAATCCAGGCGAAATACGCTTCGTAAGATCAAACGAAACGACAACTGAATTCGGCTGCGATGCAGCCAGTGAATTGAATGGAGGCCTCATATGGCAAAGGGTAAATTCGAGCGTAACAAGCCGCACGTGAACATTGGCACGATTGGTCACGTTGACCACGGCAAGACGTCGCTGACGGCAGCGATCACGAAGTATTTCGGTGATTTCCGTGCCTATGACCAGATTGACGCGGCGCCTGAAGAGAAGGCACGCGGCATCACGATTTCGACGGCGCATGTGGAATATGAGACGGACGATCGTCACTACGCCCACGTGGACTGCCCGGGCCACGCCGACTATGTGAAGAACATGATCACGGGTGCGGCGCAGATGGACGGCGCGATCCTGGTCGTTTCGGCAGCTGACGGCCCGATGCCGCAGACCCGCGAGCACATTCTTCTGGCCCGCCAGGTTGGCGTTCCTGCGATCGTCGTGTTCCTGAACAAGGTCGACCAGGTTGACGATGAAGAGCTTCTTGAGCTGGTCGAGCTGGAGGTTCGCGAACTTCTTTCGTCCTACGAATTCCCGGGCGACGACATTCCGATCGTCAAGGGTTCTGCGCTTGCGGCTCTGGAAGATTCCAACAAGGAAATCGGCGAAGACGCGGTTCGCGCTCTGATGAAGGAAGTCGACGCCTACATTCCGACGCCGGAGCGTCCGGTTGACCAGCCCTTCCTGATGCCGATCGAGGACGTGTTCTCGATTTCGGGTCGCGGTACGGTTGTGACGGGTCGCGTCGAGCGCGGCATCATCAATGTTGGCGACGAGATCGAGATCGTCGGCATTCGCGACACGTCGAAGACGACCTGCACGGGCGTGGAGATGTTCCGCAAGCTTCTGGATCAGGGGCAGGCTGGCGACAATATCGGTGCGCTGCTTCGCGGTGTGGACCGTGAGGGCGTCGAGCGCGGCCAGGTTCTGGCCAAGCCGGGTTCTGTGAAGCCGCACAAGAAGTTCAAGGCGGAAGCCTACATCCTGACGAAGGAAGAGGGTGGCCGTCATACGCCGTTCTTCACGAATTACCGTCCGCAGTTCTACTTCCGCACGACGGATGTGACGGGCATCGTGACGCTTCCGGAAGGCACCGAGATGGTGATGCCGGGCGACAATGTGACGGTGGACGTTGAACTGATCGTTCCGGTTGCGATGGAAGAGAAGCTTCGCTTCGCCATCCGCGAGGGCGGCCGCACCGTCGGTGCCGGTATCGTCGCTTCCATCACCGAATGAGCCTGTTTTCGGCGGCGGGCGGACACCCGCCCGTCACCACCGAATAAGGAATGTCTTTCATGAACGGACAGAACATCAGGATCCGCCTCAAGGCGTTCGATCACCGCATCCTGGACACGTCGACGCGCGAAATCGTTTCGACGGCCAAGCGGACCGGCGCCAATGTACGCGGCCCGATACCGCTTCCGACGCGGATCGAGAAGTTCACGGTCAACCGTGGTCCGCACATCGACAAGAAGAGCCGCGAACAGTTCGAGATGCGCACGCATAAGCGTCTTCTCGACATCGTGGATCCGACCCCGCAGACCGTCGATGCGCTGATGAAACTCGATCTGGCCGCCGGCGTGGATGTCGAGATTAAGCTCTAAGGAGCTTTCATGACTGTCGCATGACAGTCCTCTGAAACGAATTCGCGAACACCGAAAGAATGGTTGTACCGCGAGAGAATGTAAGGATTGAACCGATGCGTTCAGGTGTCATTGCACAAAAGCTGGGCATGACCCGTGTCTATAATGAGGCGGGCGAGCATGTGCCGGTGACCGTTCTCCGGATGGAGAATTGTCAGGTTGTCGCGCAGCGCACCACGGATAGGAACGGTTACACCGCCGTTCAGCTCGGCGTTGGCTTGCGCAAGGTGAAGAATGTTGCGAAGGCCCAGCGCGGCCAGTTCGCTCAGGCTTCTGTCGAGCCGAAAGCCAAGCTCTGTGAATTCCGGGTTTCCGAAGACAATTTGATCGATATCGGAGCGGAGATCACGGCCGAGCATTTCGTGCCCGGTCAGCTAGTCGACGTTGCCGGTGTCACGATCGGTAAAGGCTTTGCCGGTGTCATGAAGCGCCACAACTTCGGTGGTGGCCGGGCGACACACGGTAACTCGGTCAGCCACCGTTCGCACGGTTCGACCGGTCAGTGTCAGGATCCAGGCAAGGTCTTCAAGAACAAGAAGATGGCTGGTCATATGGGCCAGACTCGTGTCACCACTCAGAACCTGCAGATCGTGTCGACGGACGTCGACCGTGGTCTGATCCTGGTTCGCGGTGCCGTTCCTGGCTCCAAGGGCGCCTGGATCGAAGTTCGCGACGCGGTCAAGAGCAATCTTCCCGACAATGCGCCGAAGCCGGCCGCCATTCGTGGCAACGGTTCTGCCGCCGCTGAGGCCGAAGCCCCGGCGACCGAAGGAGCGGAATGATGGACGTCAAGGTCAACACGATTGCCGGTGAAGAAGCCGGTACGATTTCGCTCGACGATGCGATCTTTGGCCTGGAGCCGCGTGACGATATCCTTTACCGGGTCGTTCGCTGGCAGCGCGCCAAGAAGCAGCAGGGCACGCATAAGGCGCTTCAGCGTAGCGAGATTTCTCGCACTGGCGCCAAGATGTATCGCCAGAAGGGTACGGGCCGCGCCCGTCATTCTTCGGCACGTGCTCCGCAGTTCCGCGGCGGTGGCAAGGCACACGGACCCGTTGTCCGTAGCCATGCCCACGATCTTCCGAAGAAGGTTCGCGCTCTCGGTCTGAAGCATGCGCTTTCGGCCAAGGCGAAAAGCGACAGCCTGATCGTCGTCGACGAGTTGAAGATCTCGGAAGCCAAGACCAAGGCGCTTCTCGGCTCCTTCGGCAAGCTTGGCATCAACGATGCGCTCTTCATCGGTGGCGCGGAAGTGGATCAGGGTTTCGCCCGCGCCGCTTCCAACATCCCTCACGTGGACGTGCTGCCGGTTCAGGGCATCAATGTTTACGACATTCTGCGTCGCGGAAAGCTCGTTCTTTCCCGTGCGGCTGTCGAAGCTCTCGAGGAGCGGTTCAAATGAGCGATCTCAGCCACTACGACGTCATCGTCAGCCCGGTCATTACCGAGAAGTCGACGATGGCTTCGGAAAACAATC contains these protein-coding regions:
- the fusA gene encoding elongation factor G translates to MTREYKIEDYRNFGIMAHIDAGKTTMTERILFYTGKSHKIGEVHDGAATMDWMEQEQERGITITSAATTTFWQGRDGKKRRFNIIDTPGHVDFTIEVERSLRVLDGAVALLDANAGVEPQTETVWRQADKYHVPRMIFANKMDKTGADFFRCVEMVKSRLGAKPVVLQLPIGAENDFAGVVDLIEMNALIWKSENLGADWDVVEIPDDLKAQAEEYREMLIEAVCEIDDEWTEKYLEGEMPDNDTIRALIRKGTLSVDFFPMMCGTAFKNKGVQPLLNAVVDYLPSPVEVRAIKGVDPKTDEEMVRKSSDDEPLSMLAFKIMNDPFVGSLTFARVYSGVLNKGSGVMNTVKQNRERIGRMLQMHSNSRSDIEVAYAGDIVALAGLKDTTTGDTLCDPLKPVILERMEFPDPVIQIAIEPKTKADQEKMGVALNRLAAEDPSFRVKSDEESGQTIIAGMGELHLDILVDRMKREFKVEANVGAPQVAYRETITKAADIDYTHKKQSGGSGQFARVKITFEPNPEGEDFVFESKIVGGNVPKEYIPGVQKGIESVLSSGPVAGFPMLGVKATLTDGAFHDVDSSVLAFEIAARAAFREGAQKAGAQLLEPIMKVEVVTPEDYMGDVIGDLNSRRGQIQGTESRGIVQVINAYVPLANMFKYVDSLRSSTQGRAQYTMHFDHYEPVPSNVAQEIQAKYAS
- the tuf gene encoding elongation factor Tu; this encodes MAKGKFERNKPHVNIGTIGHVDHGKTSLTAAITKYFGDFRAYDQIDAAPEEKARGITISTAHVEYETDDRHYAHVDCPGHADYVKNMITGAAQMDGAILVVSAADGPMPQTREHILLARQVGVPAIVVFLNKVDQVDDEELLELVELEVRELLSSYEFPGDDIPIVKGSALAALEDSNKEIGEDAVRALMKEVDAYIPTPERPVDQPFLMPIEDVFSISGRGTVVTGRVERGIINVGDEIEIVGIRDTSKTTCTGVEMFRKLLDQGQAGDNIGALLRGVDREGVERGQVLAKPGSVKPHKKFKAEAYILTKEEGGRHTPFFTNYRPQFYFRTTDVTGIVTLPEGTEMVMPGDNVTVDVELIVPVAMEEKLRFAIREGGRTVGAGIVASITE
- the rpsJ gene encoding 30S ribosomal protein S10 — translated: MNGQNIRIRLKAFDHRILDTSTREIVSTAKRTGANVRGPIPLPTRIEKFTVNRGPHIDKKSREQFEMRTHKRLLDIVDPTPQTVDALMKLDLAAGVDVEIKL
- the rplC gene encoding 50S ribosomal protein L3 produces the protein MRSGVIAQKLGMTRVYNEAGEHVPVTVLRMENCQVVAQRTTDRNGYTAVQLGVGLRKVKNVAKAQRGQFAQASVEPKAKLCEFRVSEDNLIDIGAEITAEHFVPGQLVDVAGVTIGKGFAGVMKRHNFGGGRATHGNSVSHRSHGSTGQCQDPGKVFKNKKMAGHMGQTRVTTQNLQIVSTDVDRGLILVRGAVPGSKGAWIEVRDAVKSNLPDNAPKPAAIRGNGSAAAEAEAPATEGAE
- the rplD gene encoding 50S ribosomal protein L4, whose product is MDVKVNTIAGEEAGTISLDDAIFGLEPRDDILYRVVRWQRAKKQQGTHKALQRSEISRTGAKMYRQKGTGRARHSSARAPQFRGGGKAHGPVVRSHAHDLPKKVRALGLKHALSAKAKSDSLIVVDELKISEAKTKALLGSFGKLGINDALFIGGAEVDQGFARAASNIPHVDVLPVQGINVYDILRRGKLVLSRAAVEALEERFK